tgggGTGTGGTAGATGGTatgaaaggtgatttagCTAGACCATTGCTTTTGGGTAATGGTAATTCAGAATCAAAAGGTGCGAATACACTTGAAGTATTATTGGTCGTCGTAGCTGTTTTTGATCTAACAGGAGATGTGGTAATCTGTGATTGAGATTGTGGTAATGATTTTACGATTGATGTCAGTTGAGATACCTGGGCGGATAAGGTTGATAAAGCATTTTCAGTCCTGGCTAGACGAGCTGATAATGCTTGATAGATGGGTGATGATTCGATATCGTTGGAAGGTCGGTTGGGGGAGGTACGATGGGGTTGAGAGGGTGGTATGGGGGTGTTGTCCCCTGACATTGCGAATGAGTTTTTTTTTCAGTTCTGTGTATATAGATCGGGTGGATATTGCCAGATAGATAGTGTTTAGATACGAGCTGAGCTAAGGTGGGCAGACTTGAcaatgatatatatatataagatATGACAAGATTTGAGATGACAAAGCTAAACTTGTTCTCGAAGGAACCAACGATGATGTGGTTTGTGACATGTCGCGTCCAAGTTATCTCATCGGAAACTAATTTCGATAGCGACATGGctcattcatctcatacaTTGTActtatacatatatcataccaGCTTACAAGTAAAGCGTCATCCCAGCAGATATGAATGTGCTCCTACGACTGTGTGTATGCTGTATCATTGAATATGTATGTCCTTTGTATTTATGTTGTAATGGGGAGTCAACCCGTTCAAATCGTTGTAGCCAAAGAATGCGTGAATCTGTCCTAGCTGTCACTTCGTCCTATCCAATTGGCCTTTTCTCACTTGTCATGCCTGTCTGCCTAGTAGTCAAAGAGCTCTTCTAAGCCGAAACAATCATCAAAAGTCATTTGTATactgatgaagaacaagagcGATTTGTGACATGAGATGCTCCAAAACTTAGAATCTCATGCTCTTGCGCTTTACGAACCAATGCGATTACCGGCTAGATGTGATCAGCAGAAAACAGGGACTTGAGGCGAATATAACCATTGCTGCCATACAAGATACGAGAATGAGAACGACCGGAGCGTCAGAAGGGATTATAACATAGTCAGAAAGTCAGTAAGAAGAACTCCCAAGCTAAGCCCTCTGAACCTTTCTAAAAGCCGTTAGAACCAATACCAAGATCCTGCAATCGTACTTCGTGCTAAGACCATCGTCAAAGTGATCGTGAGAATGGCAAAATACATCTCCCAAGTCCAGTAACCAGTGATACAAGACCTGTTTACCCTAACCCCTAACTAACTATCATTAGATAGATAATCGTTTATTCCttcatctcaacatcttcggaagaagaggatttagCACCTTTTCTCTCGAGGATGGCTTTTCGGTCGGAATCAAGTTTGAGGGAGGTGATGACTACGTTGGAAGGGTGGATACCAACTGGGACGGTAGCGGCGTTGGATTTTTCAATGTGGACTCGGTCGACGTGGATGACCCATTTCTTTCTGTAGACCTAAGGATGACACGAGGGTAAGCAAGTGTTCGACGTGTACAAAAGAAATGATATATTGATTGGTGTATGACATGATCTGGGACAAAATGATGTCTAACGAataagagggaagaaggattctCCTACTCACTTGAGTCACTTTACCCTCTCGGCCCTTGTATTTACCTCTAACGATCAAAACTTCGTCATCCTTTCTGATAGGGATTGATCGGGCCTGGTGGTTCAGCAGATATTGATCATCAGCAAACATGATCATTTGACCGGACCACTACTTCCGCAAACACCGTCTCCATCCAGCGTCTCCTATGCCCATGATAATCGTCCGAGATGACCACGAGAGGTGTGCCATATTCCTACAACCCTCCTTTGCTATTGCCTTCCCATGACCATAACATCTCATGAACCCAAACTCACAGTGTGTTGCTTTCTCAATTCCtttgaaagaggagaagacaTGATCTTTCTCTTAAGACCGGAAGGAGCGGCGAAATGAGCCTTTCGGGACTTTCGACGGTCATGAGCGAGGCCTAAATGTATAGAGAGGATCAGTATACATATCCTAACGACTTGGTTAGGGTTCAGCGAGCAAGCGAACGAGCGACGAAGTTGATGCGATCTAACTGAGTCCTTTGCTGTTCCAATTCTTCTATGTCTGAGGTATGGTCGTATGTACGTTGAGATATGAATTGACGTCGGCAGATGAACGATGTCGAAGATTGTTATTCTATGTAAATTCCTCCTTCATGAATCTTCTCATATGTTTTTCCTTGATGCTTGATGTTCCTCCATTTCCTATATCAACTTCCCAGCGATACACTATGAAATCTCCTATCCATTCGGATACCCTCCATTCCCAACACTCCGTGATATGCTATATTCAGAATGTTGTTTTGTCGTCGTGGTTGTCGTCGTTATTGGTCCGGCACTATCCCTTTGAACATCCACCTAATTCTGCTTCTATACCATCCCTAACTCACTCGCTCGCTCGCTCTGCTACAGGTAGGAGACCACACTCACCAGTTGAAGAAGCcatttttgatgattttgatggtttgagggatgaggggaAAGACAAGCAAGGTAATTTTGATTGTTATCGATAAAATCTCCAACTGGACAGGATAGCAACGAGAGCCTGCAACCTGCAACCTACTGCAGTAACTGACACAAGCATCCATGCTTCCCACTAAACCTGAAATGAAATCTGTACGCAGGAGATCGCAAAACGCCGGTAATGGTACAAGGGGGATTAACCTGCATGCACCAGTGTGGCTGCGGGCTACCGATCAGGCTTTTGTCGGTGTTAAGCGTATCACCGATTTACACGCCTCAACACGGGACCTTTGACCAACCAACCAATAACACCTAGTCGATGCATAACGATTCTATCGCAACAGGATATCTCATACAATTCTTATCAGATATCAAGCCGTACAACTAGACAGACAAACAAAAATAAATGATATGTACAACGGGATGGTATGAACACAGAGCTAAATAGAAGATACAACCAAGGAAAAACACATTACGAGTGTATGAAAACATGAGATATCTGATTCTTACCTACCCCAAACAACCTCAATGACACCACCACCCCAAACATGTCCGAAATTTTCTTTCACCGATCCTCTTCTAGGTTCAATCCCGATTTCCAAGACGTACGTCAATGTCATCTCCGGTACGATAAACGATTGAACCATTAA
This window of the Kwoniella europaea PYCC6329 chromosome 3, complete sequence genome carries:
- a CDS encoding 60S ribosomal protein L26, which produces MSSPLSKELRKQHTARSIPIRKDDEVLIVRGKYKGREGKVTQVYRKKWVIHVDRVHIEKSNAATVPVGIHPSNVVITSLKLDSDRKAILERKGAKSSSSEDVEMKE